The genomic segment GAAGAAGCGGCCATCGACTATAGCAAATGTATGGACATGCTCTATGCATACGGTCACTATTTCGTCATTAACATCAGTTCTCCGAATACCCCGAATCTGCGTGACTTGCAGGAAACAGAGAGCTTGCGTCATTTGGTGCGTGCAGTAAGGGAAAAGGCAACTGAAATGGAAGCGCGTTCCATCAAGAAAAAACCGATTCTGCTGAAGGTAGCGCCAGACATGTCGGATGAGCACATGCGCGATGTTGTTCACGCTGCTGTAGAAGAAGGAATTGCCGGAATTATCGCTACCAATACGACACTGTCACGCGAGGCGGTTTCCGGACATCGATTTGCCGAGGAAGCAGGAGGCTTGAGCGGAAGACCTCTTACGGAGCGTTCCACTGCTTGGGTGAAGGAGATTTATCAAGAAGTAGGAGACAAGGTGCCAATTATTGGTGTTGGCGGCATTTATAGCGGTGAAGACGCCTACGCGAAAATCCGAGCAGGAGCCAGTCTCGTTCAGGTGTATACGGGGATGATTTATCAGGGCCCAGGTATCGCCAAGCAAATCAACAAAAAACTGCTCAAGCTCATGCAACGCGATGGTTTTAAACATATTAGTGAAGTGATTGGCGTAGACGCAAAAGAATAGATAGAACAAGTACGCATAGATCGATGGCTCCGTTTGTAGTGGGGCATCGGTTTATGCGTTTTTGCTTATATTCTTCCGATTTATGTAGTGATTCGGTATAATGATGTGGGACAAACATGAATTGTCTGTCAATTGCATATTGTCGGCGTTAGGTGCCTTTATGTGACGCATAAAGGGTAACAGGGAATCGGGTGAAAGTCCCGAGCGGTCCCGCCACTGTAACCAGGGAGCTCTCTTTGATAAGGATACCACTCATTTTCGTATGGGGAAGGACAAAGAGCGCATGGATCTGGAAGCCAGGAGACCTACCTAGTAGCCACACCCACAAAACCTTCGCGGAAAGGAGCGGTGAATACGAGGCAATGAGGCTGTATAATCAGTCTGTTGTTTTGTGTGCACATCTCGTCCATTGATGGATGGGATTTTTTTGTTTGTTAGGAAAAGAACGAACGAAAGCCAGTTAAGGAGGAATGAACATGAATCGATCTCGTCTCGTAACTACTTGTCTGATGATCGCGGGCTTTGTCCTGTATTTTCTGCTCAATGAACCAAAGACAGGACACGCGATGCACATCATGGAAGGGTATTTGCCATTATCCTGGGCCTTGTTTTGGTGGGCTGTCTTCTTGCCATTTTTTATTCTTGGGATTCGTTCGATTAACAAGATTGTAAAAGAACATCCCGAAATGAAGCTCCTTATTGGTGTTGCAGGAGCGTTTGCCTTTGTTTTATCTGCACTGAAAATCCCTTCGGTTACAGGCAGCAGCTCTCACCCGACTGGAACGGGCCTTGGCGCCATTATGTTTGGACCTTTTGCGATGTCTGTGTTAGGGAGCATGGTGCTCTTGTTTCAAGCCTTACTTTTAGCACATGGAGGTTTGACTACGCTAGGGGCAAATGCTGTATCCATGGCAGTAGTAGGACCACTTGTGGCATACGGAATCTATCAGATGATCATGAAAGTGGGCGGAAGCCAGCGTCTGGCTGTTTTTGCAGCGGCTGCCTTGGCTGATCTCGCTACCTATGTGGTGACTTCGATTCAACTGGCACTCGCATTTCCAGCTGAATCTGGTGGAGTGTTGGCCTCGTTTGCCAAATTCGCAGGAATTTTTGCATTCACGCAAGTACCGCTCGCAATCAGTGAAGGTTTGTTGACCGTTCTTGTTTGGAACTGGTTGTTATCTTACAACGCAAAAGAGCTTACACAGCTTCGTTTGCTCAAACGGGAGGAATCGCTGTGAAAAAAGGATGGAACTGGCTTTTACTCTTGGGGGTAATCGTACTGGCGATTGTCCCGCTGTTGCTGGTGCAGGATTCGGAATTTGGCGGCGCAGACGGCGTGGCAGAGGAAGCGATCAAGGAGATCGCTCCGAGCTACGAACCGTGGTTCCAGCCGCTGATAGAACCGCCAGGGGGAGAGACGGAGAGCTTGTTGTTTGCGGTGCAGGCGGCGTTGGGAGCGGGAGTGATCGGCTACGCCGTGGGCTTGTACAAAGGTCGGTTGGATAAGCGGAAAAAATGAACGGGCTGCAGCTTGATTCTCTCTCTTATCAAAACAGGCTGAAATGTCTGCCGCCAGCTCATAAGCTATTGCTGGCGAGTGCATTGTTACTGCTCGTCTTGGTGGGACATGTATGGATGCAGATGGCCGTTGTTGTCTGGATGACGGTATGGGTAGTGGTGTATGCCCGGATTCCTGTCCGTATCTATTGTGCCTTTATGATGGTGTCGCTCTCGTTTTTTGCGGCGGGGCTCCCTGCCCTAATGGTAGAAGGGGCGAGAGCAGGTGAAGTGCAGGTCCAGGTCGCAACAGCATGGGAAGTGGGATCGTATGTGCTCTATGTGCCGATGTCCTCCTTCAGTAAAGTTTGGATCTTATTTTGGCGTACCATGGCAAGCTTATCCTGCTTTGCCTTCCTTTTGTTTACCGTGCCGTTTGCCGAAATCCTGCAGGTGCTTCGCCGACTTCGTATGCCTGTCCTTGTGACTGACTTATTAATGATCATGTATCGGTTTATTTTTGTGTTAGTAACGATTTCTCACCAGCTCTGGATTGCCCAACGTTCGCGCGGAGGTCATCGCGGCTTCCGCGCGACGCTTCGGGATGCGGGGATTCTCGTTGCGCAATTGTTTGTCAGAGCAATGCGCAAATACGAAGCCCTGCACAAAGGAATGGCGGCTAGAGGCTTCGGGGAGAGCATGCAGGTGCTCTCGTTTCATACCCATGCTCGCTCGCGCCGTTATGAGTGGGAGTCAATCGCAGGCTGTATGCTGCTGGTGCTGCTTGAGTGGTGGACAGGAG from the Brevibacillus brevis genome contains:
- a CDS encoding quinone-dependent dihydroorotate dehydrogenase codes for the protein MYQLIRKYLFQQDAEEIHEKTIGALRLVEDSAPGKSILKMIYQVKDQRLENKLWGMTFPNPVGLAAGFDKNAEVYHALGALGFGFVEIGTLTPQGQPGNPKPRLFRLPEHQAVINRMGFNNHGAYLASQHLVDYAYSDVPIGINIGKNKVTPNEEAAIDYSKCMDMLYAYGHYFVINISSPNTPNLRDLQETESLRHLVRAVREKATEMEARSIKKKPILLKVAPDMSDEHMRDVVHAAVEEGIAGIIATNTTLSREAVSGHRFAEEAGGLSGRPLTERSTAWVKEIYQEVGDKVPIIGVGGIYSGEDAYAKIRAGASLVQVYTGMIYQGPGIAKQINKKLLKLMQRDGFKHISEVIGVDAKE
- a CDS encoding energy-coupling factor ABC transporter permease; this translates as MNRSRLVTTCLMIAGFVLYFLLNEPKTGHAMHIMEGYLPLSWALFWWAVFLPFFILGIRSINKIVKEHPEMKLLIGVAGAFAFVLSALKIPSVTGSSSHPTGTGLGAIMFGPFAMSVLGSMVLLFQALLLAHGGLTTLGANAVSMAVVGPLVAYGIYQMIMKVGGSQRLAVFAAAALADLATYVVTSIQLALAFPAESGGVLASFAKFAGIFAFTQVPLAISEGLLTVLVWNWLLSYNAKELTQLRLLKREESL
- a CDS encoding energy-coupling factor ABC transporter substrate-binding protein — translated: MKKGWNWLLLLGVIVLAIVPLLLVQDSEFGGADGVAEEAIKEIAPSYEPWFQPLIEPPGGETESLLFAVQAALGAGVIGYAVGLYKGRLDKRKK
- the cbiQ gene encoding cobalt ECF transporter T component CbiQ, whose translation is MNGLQLDSLSYQNRLKCLPPAHKLLLASALLLLVLVGHVWMQMAVVVWMTVWVVVYARIPVRIYCAFMMVSLSFFAAGLPALMVEGARAGEVQVQVATAWEVGSYVLYVPMSSFSKVWILFWRTMASLSCFAFLLFTVPFAEILQVLRRLRMPVLVTDLLMIMYRFIFVLVTISHQLWIAQRSRGGHRGFRATLRDAGILVAQLFVRAMRKYEALHKGMAARGFGESMQVLSFHTHARSRRYEWESIAGCMLLVLLEWWTGGWRL